One part of the Bacillota bacterium genome encodes these proteins:
- a CDS encoding carbohydrate-binding protein, whose product MHPAFSISPIPKRVGDKVKIRYHGILAQAGADQIWLHTGYGTGPWQNIYDYKMSKAGDEWEHTIEITRSGRFNFCFKDSANNWDNNNGLNWSYQIS is encoded by the coding sequence ATGCATCCCGCATTCTCTATTTCACCGATTCCCAAGCGGGTCGGAGACAAAGTGAAAATCAGATACCACGGCATCCTTGCCCAGGCCGGGGCGGATCAGATCTGGCTTCACACCGGTTACGGAACGGGACCCTGGCAGAACATCTACGATTATAAAATGAGCAAAGCAGGAGATGAATGGGAGCATACCATCGAGATTACAAGAAGCGGTCGGTTCAACTTCTGTTTTAAAGACAGCGCCAACAACTGGGACAACAATAACGGCCTCAACTGGAGCTACCAGATTAGCTGA
- a CDS encoding bifunctional nuclease family protein has protein sequence MIPVQVKEIAFDLSLSPVVLLVDQTEERVLPIWVGPFEAQAIAMAIQGIVAPRPMTHDLMKSVCEHLGASVRRVVISDIRDGTYYAEMYLQTMSGEVIVDSRPSDAIALALRTGAKLYISEKVASYTLSIEELVNEEQQEEVRRILGLISPDDYKKSLH, from the coding sequence ATGATTCCCGTTCAGGTAAAAGAGATCGCCTTTGACCTTTCCCTGAGTCCTGTTGTTCTTTTAGTAGATCAGACTGAGGAACGCGTCCTCCCCATCTGGGTAGGACCCTTTGAGGCGCAGGCAATAGCCATGGCCATCCAGGGAATTGTAGCACCCCGCCCCATGACCCACGATCTGATGAAGTCGGTTTGTGAACATTTAGGAGCATCTGTACGCCGTGTCGTGATCAGCGACATCCGGGATGGTACGTACTATGCAGAAATGTATTTACAAACCATGTCTGGAGAAGTAATTGTTGATTCCCGTCCAAGTGACGCAATTGCCCTGGCTTTACGTACAGGCGCCAAATTATATATTTCAGAGAAGGTTGCCAGTTACACCCTGTCTATTGAAGAACTGGTAAACGAAGAGCAGCAGGAAGAAGTGAGGCGTATTTTAGGGCTGATCAGTCCCGATGATTACAAGAAATCCCTGCATTAA
- a CDS encoding YifB family Mg chelatase-like AAA ATPase — protein MLAIVNSCCCLGMETYLVRVEVDVSPGLPSFNIVGLPDPAVRESTERVRGAIRNTGLEFPLKRITVNLAPADLRKEGSLFDLPIAVGILAATEQIPQNQLGRLVFVGELSLDGTICSVPGILLMAGDIVRNKAGFSLIVPLCNLGEASLVEGASVYGGGHLRDVIYFLRGEGDLQTGTQDLEAQKKHILEKAASETYPDFADVKGQEKAKRALEIAAAGGHNILLVGPPGTGKTLLARRLPSILPPLSWDEYLEIAKIYSVAGLLPKDSPYILTRPFRAPHHTASAVSIIGGGKVPRPGEVSLASHGVLFLDELPEFNRDVLEALRQPLEERVVTIARASGSFTYPANFIFVAAMNPCPCGFLGDPKKECTCTPYQAQRYRNRVSGPLLDRIDLQVEVPRLELKDLEKGSKGETSFEIRKRVLNAHRRQRRRFQNEGIRYNSEMQNRHIKMFCQLKSESWQLLTRIFQNLNLSMRALDRVLKVARTIADLAESEEIEPLHLAEAVQYRCFDRPLW, from the coding sequence GTGCTGGCCATCGTAAACAGTTGCTGCTGTTTAGGAATGGAAACTTACCTCGTAAGGGTTGAGGTGGATGTTTCCCCTGGTTTGCCTTCATTTAACATTGTAGGGCTCCCGGACCCTGCAGTCCGGGAGTCCACGGAGAGGGTCCGGGGAGCGATCAGAAATACGGGTCTCGAGTTTCCCTTGAAAAGGATTACGGTTAATCTCGCGCCGGCTGACTTGAGAAAGGAAGGTTCCCTTTTTGACCTTCCAATCGCCGTCGGGATCCTGGCTGCCACAGAGCAAATTCCCCAGAACCAGCTTGGCCGCCTGGTTTTTGTGGGCGAGTTATCCCTTGACGGAACAATCTGCTCCGTTCCCGGGATCCTCCTGATGGCGGGGGACATTGTCAGGAACAAAGCAGGGTTCTCTTTAATCGTTCCCCTCTGTAACCTGGGGGAGGCTTCTTTAGTTGAGGGAGCTTCCGTTTACGGTGGTGGTCATTTAAGAGACGTGATCTATTTTCTGCGGGGGGAAGGAGATCTTCAAACAGGTACCCAAGACCTCGAGGCCCAGAAAAAACATATTCTCGAAAAAGCAGCATCTGAGACCTATCCCGATTTTGCAGACGTAAAAGGACAGGAAAAAGCGAAACGGGCGCTTGAAATTGCTGCTGCAGGTGGCCATAATATTCTTCTGGTAGGGCCGCCTGGGACAGGAAAAACCCTTTTGGCAAGGCGCCTTCCCTCGATTTTGCCGCCTTTAAGTTGGGATGAGTATTTAGAAATTGCCAAAATTTACAGTGTGGCGGGGTTGCTTCCCAAGGACAGCCCCTACATCCTCACGAGGCCCTTTCGGGCACCGCACCACACGGCATCGGCGGTTAGCATTATCGGAGGAGGGAAAGTGCCCCGCCCTGGTGAAGTTAGCCTGGCGTCGCATGGAGTTCTCTTTCTGGATGAATTGCCCGAATTCAACCGGGATGTTCTCGAGGCCCTGCGTCAGCCTTTAGAAGAGAGGGTGGTCACGATTGCCCGCGCCTCCGGTTCTTTTACTTATCCGGCCAACTTTATTTTTGTCGCTGCGATGAACCCCTGCCCTTGCGGATTCCTGGGCGATCCCAAGAAGGAGTGCACGTGCACTCCCTATCAGGCCCAGCGCTACCGCAACCGGGTTTCCGGACCTCTTCTGGACCGGATCGATCTCCAGGTTGAAGTTCCCCGTTTGGAACTGAAAGATCTTGAGAAGGGTTCAAAAGGAGAAACGTCTTTTGAGATAAGAAAAAGGGTGCTCAACGCCCACCGGAGGCAGCGGAGGCGCTTTCAAAATGAAGGAATTAGATATAATTCAGAGATGCAAAACCGCCATATCAAAATGTTTTGTCAATTGAAAAGCGAATCCTGGCAACTGCTCACCAGGATTTTCCAAAATTTAAATCTCAGCATGCGCGCCCTCGACCGCGTCTTAAAGGTTGCCCGTACCATTGCAGATCTGGCAGAATCCGAAGAGATTGAACCCCTGCATCTTGCAGAAGCGGTGCAGTACCGTTGCTTTGACCGACCTCTCTGGTGA
- a CDS encoding Ku protein, with amino-acid sequence MRPLWRGSISFGLVNIPVKLYAAIEDRNFKFRFLHKKCHTPLIYERRCPTCEVPVPLEEIERGYEYEKGRFVIIEDELLAAPGKPLHSIEILDFVNLAEIDPIFFAKPYYLAPGEGGEKAYFLLRQAMQDTKRIAIAKARLRNRESLVALRVYRNCLLMALMYYSDEIRSLEEIPELEKKVDLHENEIKMATSLIGNLAGKFQPEKYEDEYRKSLKRIINSKITGEEITIAPAAPAPKVVDLIEALRASIDMTKERKEGKKERGKTRKKTAIS; translated from the coding sequence ATGCGCCCCTTATGGCGTGGTTCAATAAGTTTCGGACTGGTAAACATCCCGGTAAAATTGTATGCAGCAATCGAAGATCGCAATTTTAAATTTCGTTTTCTTCACAAGAAGTGCCATACCCCTTTAATCTACGAACGAAGATGTCCCACCTGTGAAGTCCCGGTTCCCCTTGAAGAAATCGAAAGGGGATATGAATACGAAAAAGGAAGGTTTGTTATTATTGAGGATGAACTTCTCGCCGCACCGGGCAAGCCTCTGCACAGCATCGAGATCCTTGACTTCGTGAATCTGGCGGAGATCGATCCCATCTTCTTTGCGAAGCCGTACTATCTTGCGCCCGGCGAGGGGGGAGAAAAAGCGTATTTTCTGCTGCGCCAGGCAATGCAGGATACAAAACGGATTGCCATCGCCAAGGCGAGGTTGCGAAACAGAGAATCTCTTGTAGCGCTGAGAGTTTACCGGAACTGCCTGCTGATGGCTCTGATGTACTATTCCGATGAAATTCGTTCCCTTGAGGAAATTCCAGAACTTGAAAAAAAGGTGGACCTGCATGAAAACGAAATCAAGATGGCAACCAGTTTGATCGGAAACCTTGCAGGCAAGTTCCAGCCTGAAAAATATGAAGATGAATACCGGAAATCGCTAAAGCGCATAATCAATTCAAAAATTACGGGAGAAGAAATCACGATCGCGCCTGCTGCTCCGGCTCCAAAAGTTGTGGATCTTATCGAGGCCCTTCGGGCAAGCATTGATATGACAAAAGAAAGAAAGGAAGGAAAAAAGGAGCGAGGTAAAACTCGAAAAAAAACTGCCATTTCCTGA